The Hyla sarda isolate aHylSar1 unplaced genomic scaffold, aHylSar1.hap1 scaffold_1314, whole genome shotgun sequence genome has a segment encoding these proteins:
- the LOC130305507 gene encoding uncharacterized protein LOC130305507 translates to MAREQPPPSTPASSPPTTRQRAATNSTAAQKTHLPTGAHRAAAAPNLLLTSEETARPPPPHALSTARTGAQRPTETLRDGDCLMIPSVRESVRDRQRLSGEASDPSVFPMEVSAEGDTAEPSHRPLTPLTPPAQKPHVDHSPAPSTPSMFGSQRGPPSPTSQLYPPEEGLMQGLRYLPEPLVGPCAAARESCTRPPTHLSPYPASHTDYANGDLTPKYGRKEIHDPRGLMLP, encoded by the coding sequence ATGGCGCGGGAGCAGCCGCCACCATCTACTCCCGCCTCCTCCCCGCCGACAACGAGGCAACGTGCCGCGACTAACTCCACGGCAGCACAGAAGACCCACTTACCCACTGGGGCCCACAGAGCCGCGGCCGCACCGAACCTACTCCTCACCAGCGAAGAGACAGCACGTCCGCCGCCTCCACACGCATTGAGCACAGCGCGAACGGGAGCGCAGCGCCCCACGGAGACACTACGGGACGGTGACTGCCTAATGATCCCCAGCGTGCGAGAGAGCGTGCGGGACCGACAGCGGCTCTCCGGGGAAGCCTCCGACCCGTCCGTCTTCCCGATGGAGGTGAGTGCTGAGGGGGACACAGCTGAGCCATCACACCGGCCCCTGACTCCACTGACCCCACCTGCACAGAAGCCCCACGTGGACCACTCACCCGCACCCAGCACCCCGTCCATGTTTGGGAGTCAGAGGGGACCCCCCTCGCCCACCTCCCAGCTGTACCCACCTGAAGAGGGATTGATGCAGGGACTAAGATATTTGCCTGAGCCACTGGTGGGGCCCTGTGCAGCTGCCCGAGAGTCCTGCACTCGACCGCCCACACATCTGTCTCCCTACCCTGCTTCACACACGGATTATGCAAACGGGGATCTAACCCCCAAGTACGGCCGCAAGGAGATCCACGATCCTCGGGGACTCATGCTCCCATAG